The genome window CGATCTGATGCGGTACAAGGAGACGCGTGATCTCGCCGCCGAGCAGGCCATGGGCGAACTTGCGCGGCAGTCGCAGGAGTTGAAGATGGGGTATGAATGAGGCATTCCCCCTTCACGGTCATCTACGATGCATGCGTGCTTTATCCCGCGCCGTTGAGAGACTTCCTGATGTGGTTGGGGTTATCAGGTCGGTTTCGGGCGCGATGGAGTCGCGAGATCCACGAGGAATGGAAGCGCAACCTGCTGCTTAATCGGCAGGATCTGACGCGCGCGCAATTGGATCGAACCTCTGACTTGATGGATCGTGCCATTCCGGACGAGTTCATCGACAATCTGTTCGATCTCGATGCGGCCGCGGTAGTGTCTGCCGCGCAGCGTCAGCGCGCGCAGCTTGTTCATCCCTCTATCGATGTCGACCGTTACCTGGACATCCTGCTCCGGCAGGGATTGGTGCAGACCGCGAAGGCGCTGGCGACGTATCGCGGCATCCTTTGAGTTGCTATGGGGCGACGGGAAACAGCACCCTCACGCGCAGGCCGCCCAGGGGGGAGTCCAGGAGTTCTATCGTGGCGTGGTGGCGGTCGGCGATGGCCTTGACGATGGCCAGGCCCAGGCCGCTACCGGGGGTGTCGGCGGTCTGGGCGCGGTAGAAGCGGTCGAAGACGCGGCCGCGTTCGACCACGGGGATGCCGGGGCCGTCGTCGTCCACGTCCAGCGTGACGCCCTGCGGGCCGGCTGCGAGTCGGATGTCGACGCGTCCGGATGCGGGCGCGTATTTGACGGCGTTCTCCAGCAGGTTGCGCACCAGCAGGACCAGGGCTTCGTCCTGGCCCGCGATGCGCGCGCTGGTGGCGCCTTCCATGCCGATGTCCACGCCGCGCGCGTGGGCCTGGGGCAGGATGTCGGCCAGCGCGGTGCGCACGACGTCGCCCAGGTCGAGTGTCGCGAGCGCCGGCCCCTGCGCTTCCTGGCGCGCCAGCGACAGCAGTTGTTCGACCAGCCGGGTGGCGCGGTCTATACCGGCCGACAGCCGGGTCACCGCCACCTGGCGCGTGGCGTCGTCCTCGGCGCGGCGCAGCGATTGCAGTTGCAGCTTGAGCGCGGCCAGCGGCGAGCGCAGTTCGTGCGCGGCGTCGCCCACGAATTGCTTCTGCGCGTCGAAGGCCTGGCGGACACGGCCCAGCAGCAGGTTGAGTTCATGGACCAGGGGCCGCACTTCGTCGGGCAGGCCGGCCTCGCTGACGGGCGACAGGTCGTCGGCCTGGCGCGAGGCGACCTGGCGGCGCGTCCGGTCCACCGGGCCGAGCGACAGGCTGATGACCCACCAGACGACCAGCATCAGCAGCGGCGCCATGGCCGCGATGGGCCAGATGGTGCGCAGCGCGAGCGTGCGCGCCGTGCCGGTGCGCACGCGTACGTCCTGGGCGACCTGGATGATCTGCAGCGGCGCTTCCATCGAGTACATGCGGTAGGTGGCGCCGTCGGCCTCGACGGTGGAGAAGCCCAGGATGACGCGGTCGGGCAGCACGAGCTTGGGCGTGGAGCGGAACAGGCGCACGCCGTCCGGCGTCCAGATCTGGATGATGAGGTCGCGCGCGGCCGGATCGTCCAGCAGCCCGCCTTCCGGCCCGGTGCTGAACAGCGGGTTGCCGTTGCCGAGCGCCAGCGCGGTGCGCTGCAACTGGTAGTCGAAGATCTCGTCGGTCTGGACCAGCGCGCCGCGATAGGCGATGGCGCCTTGCACCAGCGCGGCCAGGAAGATCGCGGCCAGCAGGAAGGCCAGCAGGCGGGCGCGCAGGGAGTGGCCGGGCAGGAGTTTCATGATTTGGGGATGACGTAGCCGACGCCGCGCACGGTCTGGATGAACTGTGTGCCCAGTTTCTTGCGCAGGCCGTGGATGTAGACCTCGACCGCGTTGCTGCTGATCTCGTCCTTCCAGCTGTAGAGCTTCTCCTCCAGCTGGGCGCGCGACAGGATGAGGCCCGGCCGCGCCAGCAGCGGTTCGAGTACCGCCCATTCCTTGGCGGTAAGCGTGACGGGCTGGCCATCGACGGTGGCGGTGTGCGTGGCGGGATCGAGGACGACGCCGCCGTGTTCGTACAGCGGTTCGGCCCGCCCCGCGCTGCGGCGGATCAGCGCGCGGATGCGGGCCAGGATCTCGTCCACGTCGTAGGGCTTGACGACGTAGTCGTCGGCACCGGCATCCAGGCCGGCGATGCGCTGGCCGATGGCGTCGCGCGCCGTGGCGATGATGACCGGGATGCGCACCTTGCGCGCGCGCAATTCGCGCAGCACGGACAGGCCGTCGCCGTCGGGCAGTCCCAGGTCGAGCAGCACGAGGTCATAGGTCTCGGTGCGCAGCGCGGTGTCCGCGCTTGCGGCGTTCTTGACCCAGTCGACCGCGTAATGTTCGGCGCGCAGCACGTCCATCACGCTCTCGCCTATCATCGGATCGTCTTCGACCAGCAGCAGTCGCATCGCATTCCCTCGTCCCGGGGCAGGTCCCGGCCATGGACGCGCACAGTGTATCGCCCCCTGCGCGCGCCGAAGCCCTCTACAATGGGCCGTTCCGCCATTCCCGCGCCGCCTGACCGTGCCAGCCCGCTTCGAATCCAAGATCCTCAGTCCCGCCGAATGCGTGGCCGCCCGCGCGGCCTGGCCGCGCCCGCTGGTCTTCACCAACGGGGTGTTCGACATCCTGCACCGCGGCCACGTCACCTACCTGGATGCGGCCGCGCAATTGGGCGCGATGCTGGTGGTGGCGGTCAACACCGATGCCTCGGCGCGCCGCCTGGGCAAGGGGCCGGACCGGCCGCTGAACGGCCAGGACGACCGCGCGGCGCTGCTGGCGGCGCTGGCCTCGGTGGACGCGGTGACGTGGTTCGACCAGGACACGCCGCTGGAGCTGATCGGCCAACTGCGGCCCGACCTGATCGTCAAGGGCGGGGACTACGACATGGACGCGCTGCCCGAGACCGCACTGGTGCGCAGCTGGGGCGGTGACGCGGTGGCCATCGACTTCGAGCACGACCGCTCCACCACCAAGCTCGTGCAGCGCATCCGGACGCGCTGAGCGCCGTCAGCGGCAGTCTTGCACCGAGGGGCGGTCGAACAGGCTGCGCGCTCCTTCGATGGCGCGGCGGCCGGAGGCGGCGACGCCGTCCAGGCGCAGCCAGCTCTTGCCGCCCAGGGCGCTGCGCGATACCACCTTGGCGTTGCGCACACCCTGGCCTTGCAGGGCCGTGGCCTGTTTCTTCGCTGCGGCCTCGGTGCCGAAGACGCCCAGCGAGATGGCGTGCTGGAGCGGGCCGCCTTCCTGGATCACGAAGTAGTCCTTGACTCCGTTCTTGCCGAGTTGGGCCGCGGCGGCCTGCGCGGCCGAGGCGTTGGGCAGCGGCGGCACGATGACCATCCATCCCTGCTTGCCCGCTTCGCGCCGGGTGCCCTGTTTCGCCGCCGGCAGGTGTTCGTTCGCCCATTTCCTGGCGATGATGAGATCGGCTTCGCTGAACGTGCCCCATTCGACGCAGGCGAGCGGTTCGCGCGGTGGGGGAGGGCTGGCCGGGGCGGCGGCAGGTGCAGGGGGAGTTGCCGGTGCCGGCGCGGCGTCGGACGGCGCGGCCGCGGGGATGATGGCGCCGGCCGGGGGTGGCTCGCCGGTCTCTGCCGCGGAGCCTTGCGCGGCATCGGCGTTGGCCGAAGGCTCGGTGGCCGGGGCCGCCTGGCCGGATTCCGCCGGTTCGGCGGCGGGCGCCGGCGGCGCCTCGTCGGTGGCGTTGATGCCGGGCAGCCGGGGCACCTGGATCGTGTCGGCGCGCAGTTCCGAGCGCATCCGGGCAGGGTCGCGGCCGCGTTCCGAGAAGGGCTGGCCGAACCAGCCGCGATCCAGGGCGAAAAGCGCCACGTTGGCCAGGAGCAAGACGACGAACAGGCTGCGCATGAAAAACCGGAGAGGTCAGGGGGAGGGGGCGAGCCCCGATTCGGCCAGGCAGGCCAGGCCGTCGAGGACGGGATTATCGACGACCAGTACCTGGCGCGTCGAGCCGGCGGCGCGCATCAGGTGGGCGACCTCTCCGGCGATGGCGGCCCAGGCGCCGCCGCTGGCCACCAGCAGCGGTTCCTGCCGGAAGCGTTCGCGCGCGGCCAGCCACTGGCGTGCCACGGCGCCGGCCTGGGCCGCCGCCACGCCGGACATGATCGCGTCGCCGGTGTTGTCGGGAAAAGGCGCGACCTGGCCGTTCGAGCGCGGCAGGCCGGCGGTGCCGGCCGCCAGCGACTGGCGCATCAGATCGCGGCCGGGCAGGATCAGGCCGCCGACGAAGCGGCCCGCGCCATCCAGGGTGTCCACGGTGGTGGCGGTGCCGAAATGGGCCAGCACGTGCACCGGGGCGGGGGTGCCGGGGGCGGCCTGGCGGCGCCAGCGATTCCAGATCCCCACCAGGCTGAGCCAGCGGTCGGCGCCCAGGCGCTCGGGATGGCGGTAGCCGTTCGTGACGCCCAGCAGCCGCCGGCCGGCGCGTATCCAGTCCACCGCGCAGCCGTTGCGCGCCAGCAGCTCGGCGATGGTGCGCTCGCTGTCGTCGCCGGCCACGTTCGAGCCCATCGCGGCATGGGGCCGCAGGCCCGCTTCGTCCAGCCAGGGCAGGAGGGCTTCGGGCACTTCCTCGTGGCGGAAGGCGACCTGCAGGGGCGTGCGCGGCACGGTCTGTCCCGCGGCCGCGCCGTCGTCCCGCCAGCCGAATTTGACGCGGGTGTTGCCGGCGTCGATCAGCAGCGTGCCCGCGCGTTCCGCATGCGGCGTGGATCCGGGCGCGCTCATGCCTGGGCCGCCCGCACGGAGATGTCGCCCACGGTGACGGCGCGCGTGCCGTCGGCGGCCTGGACCAGCAGCTTGCCGCCTTCGTCCACGCCCCGGGCCGTACCTTCGAACAGTATGCGGCCATTGTCCATGACCCGGACCGGCAGGCCGTACAGCGCGTCCCAGCGGGCGAATCGCGCCTGGAACGGGCCGAAGCCCTCGGCGGCATAGTGGGCGATGGCGTCGTGCCAGGACCGCGCCACGGCGGCGGCCAGGCGCACGGGATCGCCGGTGCCGCCGGTTTGCGCCCAGTCGGCGACTTCGCGGCCCAGGGCCTGCGACAGCGCGGCCGCGCCTCGAAGGTTGATGCCGATGCCGAGAATCAGGCCCATGCGCCCCGAGGCCGGCACGGCCACGGTTTCGACCAGGATGCCCGCCAGCTTGGCGGCACCCCATTGCACGTCGTTGGGCCATTTCAGGGCCAGCAGCGCGTCGTCGGCGCCGTTGCCCAGCAGGCCGCTCAGGGCTTCGCACGCGGCCACGCCGGCCACCAGCGACAGCGGCGGCAGGCGTGCGGGCGGGATGTCCGCCTGCCAGCCGCAGGAGAAAAGCAGCGCGTCGCCCGCGCGCGTGCGCCAGGGCCGGCCCGCCCGCCCGCGTCCCGAAGTCTGCTCGTGGCTGCCCAGCAGCGCCGGCCCGGCGCCGCCGCGGCGCAGGTATTGCTGGAGGTCGGCGTTGGTGGACGCCGTGGCGTCCAGCCAGGTCACGGTCCAGTCCGGCAACTGGCGCCGCAAGCCGGCGGCAAGCTCCCCCGGAGGGGCCAACCGGGTGTCGGAGAGGGCGGAGTCGGGTGCAACCATGGATCTTCGTCGTGGGCCGCGCGTGGAACGCGGAAACACCGGATTGTAGGCAGAGCCGGCGGATTTCGCATGCCGGGGCCTGCAAAACGCATAAACTTGAGGCATGTCGTTTACGTTTTGCTCCCGTCGCCCATGAGCACGCCGCCCGAAGGACGTGCTCCCTCCCACACGGAGGATGTCGCGCAGCGACACGAGGGCGCCTCGATCCCCTCGTCCGCCGTGCCCGCGCCACCGGGCCTGCACGGCGCGCCGCTGGCGCGGCTGGCGTTGTCCATCATCGTTCTGCTGGTCGTCTATGCCAGCCTGTATCCGTTCTCGGGGTGGGTGGACGTCGGCGTGCCCCCGTTCGCCTACCTGCGGGCGCCGTGGCCGCAATACTGGGTCGGTTCCGAGATCATCGCCAACGTCGCCGCCTACCTGCCCGTGGGCGCGCTGTTCGTCTGGGCCGTCTATCCGGCCTGCCGGGGCCTGCTGGCCGTGGTCCTGGCCGTGGCGTGCTGCGGACTGCTGTCCGGCGTACTGGAGGCGTTGCAGACCTATCTGCCCAATCGCATCGCTTCGAACGTCGACCTCGCGGCCAACACCGCCGGCGCTCTGCTGGGGGCGCTGGTCGGCACCGCCACCGCCTCCTGGCTGATCGGCCACGGCGCGCTGGCGCGCTGGCGCCAGCGGTGGTTCCGGGCCGAGGCGGGTCCCGCGCTGATCCTGGCGATGCTGTGGGTATTCATGCAGATCCCGCGCCAGCCCATGCTGTTCGGCACCGGCGAACTGTGGCTGCTGCTGGGCGACTGGGCGGCGCTTCCCTCGGACGTGGTGGGCTTCCTGTGGTCTCCCGAGCCCGCGCAGCGCATCGTGGCCGAACAGGTCTGCACCGCCGCCGCCGTGGTGGGGGCCGCGATGCTGCTCCTGTACATGGCGCGCCCGGTGCCGGCGCGCGGTATCCTTCCCATCGTCCTGGTCGCCTGCGCCGTGCTGGCGAAGGCGGCCCTGCAGCCCCTGGCCGTGCCGGGGCAGGCGCCCGGCGCGTGGGTCACCACCGGGGCCGCGGCGGGCACGGCGGCCGGGCTGCTGCTGGCGACCGGCATGGCCTATCTGAAGCCGGCCTGGCAGCGCGGCCTGGGCATCACGGCGCTGTGCGTGCAACTGGCCATCGTCAACCTGTTTCCGTCCGACCAGTATTTCGACATGACGACCGCGATGGCCCGCACGGGCTGGCTGCACCTGGAATCGCTCACGCTCGGTCTGTCGGTGATCTGGCCGCTGGCGGCGCTTTTTTTCCTGGCCCGGCGGCGTCCCGCCTGACCTCCCGATTGTCCCCATTCCCTTTTGCGAGCCGGTATGGAGTCCTACTACAAACACCACGTCTTCTTCTGCCTGAACGAGCGCGGGGCCGATGCCCCCCGGCCCAGCTGTGCGCGCCAGGGCGCGCAGGCCATGCAGGACTACGCCAAGAAACGCATCAAGCAGCTGGGGCTGGCCGGCAAGGGCGAGATCCGCATCAACAAGGCGGGCTGTCTGGACCGCTGCGAGGAAGGCCCCGTGCTGGTGGTCTATCCCGAGGGCGTCTGGTACACCTACGTGGACCAGAGCGACATCGACGAGATCATCGACTCGCACCTGGTGCGGGGCGAGCCGGTCGAACGCCTGAGGATCTGAGGTTCGCATGGCCAACACCACGGAACATCTGGTTCTTGAAGGCGGCGCGGGCGCCGTCGATTGCGCGCTCGACATCCCCGAGGGCGGCCTGGAGGCCGCGCGCGGCTGGGCGTTGGTGCTGCACCCGCACCCGCTGTTCGGCGGCGCGCGCGACAACAAGGTGGTCACCACCATCGCGCGCGCCTGCGTCCAGCAGGGGCTGGCGGCGGTACGGCCCAACTTCCGGGGCGTGGGCGCGTCGGCGGGCGAGTTCGACAACGGCCAGGGCGAAGCCGCCGACATGCTGAGCGTGGTGGACCAGTTCCGCGACCGGTATCCGGCGCTGGCCGGCGGCCGCTTCGTGCTGGGCGGCTTCTCGTTCGGCAGCGCGGTGGCGAGCCAGGTCCACGCCGGTTGCGGACCGCAGAGCGAGCGCGGACTGGACATCGCGGGCCTGATGCTGCTGGGCACCGCGGCCAGCCGGTTCTCGGTCGCCAGCGTGCCGGAGGACACCCTGGTCGTCCACGGCGAACAGGACGACACCGTGCCGCTGCAATCGGTCATGGACTGGGCGCGCCCGCAAGGCCTGCCCGTGACGGTCATTCCGGGCTCGGGCCACTTCTTCCACGGCAACCTCGTGGTCGTGAAGCGGCTGGTGCTGGCTTACCTGGCACGGGTCCTGGGCTGAACCGGCCTGACATCCAGCTGTAGCATTCGGTTTCATCAGGTGTCCGGCGCCGCGTCGCCGGCCCGGCGGCCCGGGTGCCTATAATCACGTTTTCCACCCCGCATCGCGGGGCGCGCGCCAGGCCCGGCGGCACGCCCCTCTTGCACGACCATCCTCCCACATGAAACTGCGCTTTTTCTCGTTTGGTCCGGGACGTCGGTTCGCGCTGGCCACCGTGGCTTCCGCCTGCTTCCTCGCGTTCCCGGCCGCCGTGCCTTCCTCCGCCCTGGCCGCCGCCGCGCCTCCCGCCACCACTTCCGCCGCGACGCCGTCCGCGCCGCCGATGTCGACCGTCGGCCTGCTGTCTTCCGTGCCGGCGCCCGCGATCGCGGCGCGCGCCTGGGTGACCATCGACGTCACCAGCGACCAGATCCTGGCCGAGGAGCGCTCGGGTGAACGCATCGAACCCGCCTCGCTCACCAAGGTCATGTCGGCCTACCTGGTGTTCAACGCGCTGAAGGAAAAACGCCTGACGCTGGCCCAGACGGTCAACGTGTCGCAGAAGGCGTGGCGCACGGGCGGCTCGCGCATGTTCATCGAGCCGCGCAAGCCCGTCACGGTCGAAGAACTGATCCGCGGCATGATCACGCAGTCCGGCAACGACGCCACCGTGGCGCTGGCCGAGGCCGTGGCCGGCAGCGAGGACGCGTTCGTCGCGCTGATGAACCAGGAGGCCACGCGCCTGGGCCTGAAGGAGACGCACTTCACCAACTCCACGGGCCTGCCCGATCCGCAGCACGTGACCACCGTGCGCGACCTGGCCCTGCTGGCCAAGCGGCTGATCCAGGATCATCCCGACTACTACGGCTACTACAAGGAACGCCAGTTCACCTACAACAAGATCACCCAGCCCAACCGCAACCGGCTGCTGTGGGTGGATCCGTCGGTGGATGGCATGAAGACCGGCCATACCGATGCAGCGGGCTACTGCCTGATCGCCTCGGCGATGCGCGGTGACCGCCGCGTGTTGACGGTGCTGGTGGGCGCTTCGAGCGAGAACGCCCGGGCGCAGGAAAGCCTGAAGCTGCTGAACTGGGGTTTCCAGAACTTCGATACCGTCAAGGTCTACGACGCCAAGCAGCCGGTGGTGGAGCCCAAGGTCTGGAAGGGCAGCGTGGGCAAGGCCAAGCTGGGTTCGCCGTCGGCGATCTGGGTGACCGTGCCGCGCGGCCAGGCCGGCAACGTCAAGTCCATGATCGAACGGACCGATCCGCTGGTCGCGCCGCTGCAGGCCGGCCAGCAGGTGGGCACGGTCAAGCTGACCCTGAACGACAAGCCGGTGCGCGAAGTGCCGCTGACCGTGCTTGAACCGGTGGACGTGGCCGGCATCTTCGGCCGGGCGTTCGACGCGGTTCGCCTCTGGTTCAATTGAAGTTGAGGCCCCCCCCTACGCGCTGACGCGCGCCCCCCAGGGGGCGAAACCGGCGGACAGGCAAAGCCAGATCCGCGGTTTCCTGGGTCTGGTACCAGCCTCTTGGATTGGCTCTCCGTTGCCACAATCCAAGATATCCGTACTAGACTCAGGATGCGGTGGATCCGGCTTTGCCGGTCCACCCGCATCGCCCCCTGGGGGGCGCGCGAAGCGCGTAGGGGGGATCTTAGGAGATGGCATGATTCCTGGTATCGAGGGTGATCCTCGGGTCTATCTGAACGGCGAGTTCACGCCGTTGTCGCAGGCCAAGATATCCGTGTTGGACCGGGGGTTCATCTTCGGCGACGGGATCTACGAGGTCGTGCCGGTGTACGGGCGCAAGCCGTTCCGGATGGCGCAGCACCTGGCCCGGCTGGAACGCAGCCTGGCGGCGATCCGGATTCCGAATCCGCATACGGTCCGGCAGTGGCAGGACCTGGTGGGCAAGCTGATCGAGGCCTCGGATGCGCAGGACCAGCTCGTCTACCTGCAATTGACCCGGGGCGTGGCCAGGCGCGACCATGCCTTTCCGGCGCAGGTCGTGCCCACGGTGTTCGGCATGAGCAGTCCCTTCGCGCGGCCCTCGGCGCAAGCGCGCCGGGACGGCGTGAAGACGGTCAGCATGCCGGACGAGCGCTGGCTGCATTGCGAGATCAAGTCCACCTCACTGCTGGGCAATGTGCTGGCGCGGCAGTTCGCGGCCGATCGCGACGTGCCCGAGGTGGTGATGTTCCGCGACGGCCATCTTTCCGAGGGTTCGTCCAGCAACGTCTGGGTCGTCAAGGACGGCCGGCTGCTGGCGCCCTTGAAGGACAACCTCATCCTGGAAGGCATCCGCTACGGCTTCATCGAGGACATGGCCGCGGCCCGCGGCATCCAGCTCGAGATGCGGCCGATTTCCCGGGCCGAGGTCGACGCGGCCGACGAATTGATGTTGTCGTCGGCCACCAAGGAAATCCTGCCCGTCGTGTCCCTGGACGGCAAGCCCGTCGGCGATGGCCGGCCCGGGCCGGTCTATGCGCGGCTGCGCGAGGGATACGACGAGGCGATCGCAAGGCTTTGATGCATCATGGCAGACTTACCTGAAACTCCCGACTCGCTGATCGAATACCCGTCGGACTTTCCGATCAAGGTCATGGGCGCCCATCATCCCGATTTCGTCGCGGTGCTGACCGAGGTGGTCCTGCGCCACGATCCCGGATTCGACCCCGAGTCGGTGGAAAAGCGACCCAGTTCGGGCGGCAATTACCTGGGCCTGACCTTCATCGTGCGGGCCACCTCGCGCGAGCAACTGGACGCCCTGTACCGCGAGCTGACCTCGCACCCCATGGTCAAGTACGTGCTGTAGCGCCGCATGTTGATCCGCTGGCTGCCGGCTCCCGCCGATTACCACCAGACCTGGGAGGCCATGAAGGCCTTCACGGCCGCGCGCGGGCCCGAGACGCCGGACGAGATCTGGCTGGTGGAGCATCCGCCGGTCTTCACGCTGGGCCTGGCCGGCAAGCCCGAGCACGTGCTGGCGCCGCGCGACGTGCCCGTGGTCAAGAGCGATCGCGGCGGGCAGGTGACTTACCACGGCCCGGGGCAGGTGGTCGCCTACGTGCTGCTGGACCTGAAGCGGGCCGGGTACTTCGTGAAGGAATACGTGGCGCGGGTGGAGCAGGCGGTGATCGACATGCTGGCCGGCCTGGGCCTGCCCGATGCGCGCCGCAAGCCGGACGCCCCCGGCGTCTACGTCGACTGGCCCCGGCCGCCCGAGGCCGCGCTGGAACTGGCGAAGATTTCCGCGCTGGGCATCAAGGTCCATCGCGGCTGTACCTATCACGGCGTGGCGCTGAACGTGGCGATGGACCTGTCGCCCTTCACCTGGATCAACCCTTGCGGCTACGCGGGATTGCGGACGGTAGACCTGGCTTCCTGCGGCTGCGGCGTCAGTCTGGAAGAGGCCGGCAACCGCCTGGCGCGCCATCTGGAGCAGGCCCTGACGGCCCAGGCGCCGGCAGGGGCTTTGGCCGCCCCGGCGC of Pigmentiphaga sp. H8 contains these proteins:
- a CDS encoding ATP-binding protein codes for the protein MKLLPGHSLRARLLAFLLAAIFLAALVQGAIAYRGALVQTDEIFDYQLQRTALALGNGNPLFSTGPEGGLLDDPAARDLIIQIWTPDGVRLFRSTPKLVLPDRVILGFSTVEADGATYRMYSMEAPLQIIQVAQDVRVRTGTARTLALRTIWPIAAMAPLLMLVVWWVISLSLGPVDRTRRQVASRQADDLSPVSEAGLPDEVRPLVHELNLLLGRVRQAFDAQKQFVGDAAHELRSPLAALKLQLQSLRRAEDDATRQVAVTRLSAGIDRATRLVEQLLSLARQEAQGPALATLDLGDVVRTALADILPQAHARGVDIGMEGATSARIAGQDEALVLLVRNLLENAVKYAPASGRVDIRLAAGPQGVTLDVDDDGPGIPVVERGRVFDRFYRAQTADTPGSGLGLAIVKAIADRHHATIELLDSPLGGLRVRVLFPVAP
- a CDS encoding response regulator, with protein sequence MRLLLVEDDPMIGESVMDVLRAEHYAVDWVKNAASADTALRTETYDLVLLDLGLPDGDGLSVLRELRARKVRIPVIIATARDAIGQRIAGLDAGADDYVVKPYDVDEILARIRALIRRSAGRAEPLYEHGGVVLDPATHTATVDGQPVTLTAKEWAVLEPLLARPGLILSRAQLEEKLYSWKDEISSNAVEVYIHGLRKKLGTQFIQTVRGVGYVIPKS
- the rfaE2 gene encoding D-glycero-beta-D-manno-heptose 1-phosphate adenylyltransferase translates to MPARFESKILSPAECVAARAAWPRPLVFTNGVFDILHRGHVTYLDAAAQLGAMLVVAVNTDASARRLGKGPDRPLNGQDDRAALLAALASVDAVTWFDQDTPLELIGQLRPDLIVKGGDYDMDALPETALVRSWGGDAVAIDFEHDRSTTKLVQRIRTR
- a CDS encoding SPOR domain-containing protein → MRSLFVVLLLANVALFALDRGWFGQPFSERGRDPARMRSELRADTIQVPRLPGINATDEAPPAPAAEPAESGQAAPATEPSANADAAQGSAAETGEPPPAGAIIPAAAPSDAAPAPATPPAPAAAPASPPPPREPLACVEWGTFSEADLIIARKWANEHLPAAKQGTRREAGKQGWMVIVPPLPNASAAQAAAAQLGKNGVKDYFVIQEGGPLQHAISLGVFGTEAAAKKQATALQGQGVRNAKVVSRSALGGKSWLRLDGVAASGRRAIEGARSLFDRPSVQDCR
- a CDS encoding type III pantothenate kinase; this encodes MSAPGSTPHAERAGTLLIDAGNTRVKFGWRDDGAAAGQTVPRTPLQVAFRHEEVPEALLPWLDEAGLRPHAAMGSNVAGDDSERTIAELLARNGCAVDWIRAGRRLLGVTNGYRHPERLGADRWLSLVGIWNRWRRQAAPGTPAPVHVLAHFGTATTVDTLDGAGRFVGGLILPGRDLMRQSLAAGTAGLPRSNGQVAPFPDNTGDAIMSGVAAAQAGAVARQWLAARERFRQEPLLVASGGAWAAIAGEVAHLMRAAGSTRQVLVVDNPVLDGLACLAESGLAPSP
- a CDS encoding biotin--[acetyl-CoA-carboxylase] ligase, whose product is MVAPDSALSDTRLAPPGELAAGLRRQLPDWTVTWLDATASTNADLQQYLRRGGAGPALLGSHEQTSGRGRAGRPWRTRAGDALLFSCGWQADIPPARLPPLSLVAGVAACEALSGLLGNGADDALLALKWPNDVQWGAAKLAGILVETVAVPASGRMGLILGIGINLRGAAALSQALGREVADWAQTGGTGDPVRLAAAVARSWHDAIAHYAAEGFGPFQARFARWDALYGLPVRVMDNGRILFEGTARGVDEGGKLLVQAADGTRAVTVGDISVRAAQA
- a CDS encoding VanZ family protein; the protein is MSTPPEGRAPSHTEDVAQRHEGASIPSSAVPAPPGLHGAPLARLALSIIVLLVVYASLYPFSGWVDVGVPPFAYLRAPWPQYWVGSEIIANVAAYLPVGALFVWAVYPACRGLLAVVLAVACCGLLSGVLEALQTYLPNRIASNVDLAANTAGALLGALVGTATASWLIGHGALARWRQRWFRAEAGPALILAMLWVFMQIPRQPMLFGTGELWLLLGDWAALPSDVVGFLWSPEPAQRIVAEQVCTAAAVVGAAMLLLYMARPVPARGILPIVLVACAVLAKAALQPLAVPGQAPGAWVTTGAAAGTAAGLLLATGMAYLKPAWQRGLGITALCVQLAIVNLFPSDQYFDMTTAMARTGWLHLESLTLGLSVIWPLAALFFLARRRPA
- a CDS encoding ferredoxin, translated to MESYYKHHVFFCLNERGADAPRPSCARQGAQAMQDYAKKRIKQLGLAGKGEIRINKAGCLDRCEEGPVLVVYPEGVWYTYVDQSDIDEIIDSHLVRGEPVERLRI
- a CDS encoding alpha/beta hydrolase is translated as MANTTEHLVLEGGAGAVDCALDIPEGGLEAARGWALVLHPHPLFGGARDNKVVTTIARACVQQGLAAVRPNFRGVGASAGEFDNGQGEAADMLSVVDQFRDRYPALAGGRFVLGGFSFGSAVASQVHAGCGPQSERGLDIAGLMLLGTAASRFSVASVPEDTLVVHGEQDDTVPLQSVMDWARPQGLPVTVIPGSGHFFHGNLVVVKRLVLAYLARVLG
- a CDS encoding D-alanyl-D-alanine carboxypeptidase family protein, whose translation is MKLRFFSFGPGRRFALATVASACFLAFPAAVPSSALAAAAPPATTSAATPSAPPMSTVGLLSSVPAPAIAARAWVTIDVTSDQILAEERSGERIEPASLTKVMSAYLVFNALKEKRLTLAQTVNVSQKAWRTGGSRMFIEPRKPVTVEELIRGMITQSGNDATVALAEAVAGSEDAFVALMNQEATRLGLKETHFTNSTGLPDPQHVTTVRDLALLAKRLIQDHPDYYGYYKERQFTYNKITQPNRNRLLWVDPSVDGMKTGHTDAAGYCLIASAMRGDRRVLTVLVGASSENARAQESLKLLNWGFQNFDTVKVYDAKQPVVEPKVWKGSVGKAKLGSPSAIWVTVPRGQAGNVKSMIERTDPLVAPLQAGQQVGTVKLTLNDKPVREVPLTVLEPVDVAGIFGRAFDAVRLWFN
- a CDS encoding D-amino acid aminotransferase; protein product: MIPGIEGDPRVYLNGEFTPLSQAKISVLDRGFIFGDGIYEVVPVYGRKPFRMAQHLARLERSLAAIRIPNPHTVRQWQDLVGKLIEASDAQDQLVYLQLTRGVARRDHAFPAQVVPTVFGMSSPFARPSAQARRDGVKTVSMPDERWLHCEIKSTSLLGNVLARQFAADRDVPEVVMFRDGHLSEGSSSNVWVVKDGRLLAPLKDNLILEGIRYGFIEDMAAARGIQLEMRPISRAEVDAADELMLSSATKEILPVVSLDGKPVGDGRPGPVYARLREGYDEAIARL
- a CDS encoding DUF493 family protein produces the protein MADLPETPDSLIEYPSDFPIKVMGAHHPDFVAVLTEVVLRHDPGFDPESVEKRPSSGGNYLGLTFIVRATSREQLDALYRELTSHPMVKYVL
- the lipB gene encoding lipoyl(octanoyl) transferase LipB — translated: MLIRWLPAPADYHQTWEAMKAFTAARGPETPDEIWLVEHPPVFTLGLAGKPEHVLAPRDVPVVKSDRGGQVTYHGPGQVVAYVLLDLKRAGYFVKEYVARVEQAVIDMLAGLGLPDARRKPDAPGVYVDWPRPPEAALELAKISALGIKVHRGCTYHGVALNVAMDLSPFTWINPCGYAGLRTVDLASCGCGVSLEEAGNRLARHLEQALTAQAPAGALAAPAPAAVE